The DNA window TAAAAGGTTCTATTGATTGATTTAATACACAAACTCCATTATTActtggaagaggaagaaaaacctAAGATCAAATAACACTACATACTTAATACCAAAACAAGGGCAACACAGAAGGGGGCCAATACAGAACAAGAAAGTATCTTGTAGGAAATAATTAGAGGTGGTAATGTTAATATCAACGAGATCTTTGTCATTAATATCAATATTCATACacttgagaattccagaaataaacacatgagAAAGAAATTATTCTTCAAGAGAAAGAAGTTCAATATACCTAAGATACACATTGAAtcgataattaaaatttttaaatgcttgagCTAAATTTCAAATGGTATAAAACAATGAgtaaaaaatataacattatatagCAATGTGAACAGAAACACCAGAGCACTGAAGTTTCCCCTCAATGCTGTGCttgagctaagtcgcttcagttgtgtctgactctttgtgactctgttgACCATaggtgccaggctcttctgtccatgggattctccaggcaagaatcctggagtgggttgccatgcccttctccaggggatcgtcctcaCCCAGGCATCAAATTGGTGTCTCctcttgtctcctgaattggcaggcaagttctctaccattagctccacctgggaagcccaggacaaTGCTACTAGTTTCTAAAAAACCATCTATAAAGTAGTAAAGAGAAGAACTGAAACTATGATTTACAGGACGAATTTCGTGATTAACATTCTTGGGCCCTTAATCTACAATAGGAAATATAACTTGATTCAAATATCTATAAAACATCCATGAACATTATCATACATTAGACTTCACAGAATATATCCATAATTCCTCCAggggaaaaatatttgtataagtTGTGTGCCCAGATCACAATGCCTGCAATTaatgttaatattattttaaagcatcATTTCAAGATGTATCATCCTGATAAATTATGTCAAGTCAAAATTAAACCATAGAATTAGAAATTTTGAAACTCATAGATATTAAATCACTACTCTTCAAATTTTCAGAAGCAAAGATACACACTGAGATGAATTCATATCCTGGAAACATGAACTGAAAATAGATTGGCCTCATTCATTAAAGTCAACAAGAATGTTCATACATTAATAGAAATAGTATAAGAAAATATCTGTCAAATGCCCACTTCTGAGTGACTGTGATTTGTCTGTCATTCTCTAGAGTAAAACTTGATTTTATCAAGAGAGTGGTTCAgctcaggtcagttgctcagtcgtgtctgactctttgcgaccctatgaatcgcaacacaccaggactctctctccatcaccaacgccgggagttcacccaaactcatgtgcatcaggttggtgatgccatcgagccatctcatcctctgtcatccccttctcctgcccccaatccctcccagcatcagaggcttttccaatgagtcaacagttcacatgaggtggtcaaagtactggagtttcagctctagcatcattccttcaaagaaatcccagagctgatctccttcagaatgcctggttggatcaccttgcagttcaagggactctcaagagtcttctccaacaccacagttcaaaagcatcaattcttcggcgctcagccttcttcacagtccaactctcacatccttacatgaccacaggaaaaaccatagccttgactagacagacctttgttggcaaagtaatgtctctgcttttgaatatgctatctaggttggtcataactcttcttccaaggagtgagcgtctcttaatttcatggctgcagtcaccatctgcagtgattttggagcccaaaaaaataaagtctgacactgtttccactgtttcccatttatttcccatgaagtgatgggaccagatgccatgatcttcattctctgaatgttgagctttaagccaacattttcactctcctctttcactttcatcaagaggcttttgagttgctcttcactttctgccataagggtggtatcatctgcatatctgaggttattgatatttctccaggcaatcttgattccagcttgtgtttcttccagtccaaagtttctcatgatgtactctgcatagaagttaaataagcagggtgacaatatacagcgttgacgtactcctttccctatttggaaccagtctgttgttccatgtccagttctaactgttgattcctgacctgcatacagatttctcaagaggcaggtcaggtggtctggtattcccatctctttcagaattttccacagtttattgtgatccacacagttaaaggctttggcatagtcaagaaagcagaaatagatgtttttctagaattctcttgcttttcctatgatccatcggatgttggcaatttgatctctggttcctctgccttttctaaaaccagcttgaacatcagaaagttcatggttcacgtattgctgaagcctggtttgcagaattttgagcattactttactagtgtgtgagatgagtgcaattgtgcggtagtttgagcattctttggcattgcctttctttgggattggaatgaaaactgaccttttccagtcctgtggccactgctgagttttccaaatttgtttgtatattgagtgcagcactttcacagcatcatctttcaggatttgaaacagctcaactggaattccatcacctccactagctttgttcacagtgatgctttctaaagcccatttgacttcacattccaggatgtctggctctagattagtgatcacatcatcatgattatctgggtcatgaagatcttttttgtacacttcttctatgtattcttgccacctcttcttaatatcttctgcttctgttaggtccataccatttctgtcctttatcaagcccatcttcacatgaaatgttcccttggtatctctaattttcttaaagagatctctagtctttcccattctgtccttttcctctatttctttgcactgatcgctgaagaaggctttcttatctcttcttgctattctctggaactctgcattcagatgcgtatatctttccttttcacctctcttttttcacatctatttgtaaggcctccccagatagccattttgcttttttacatttcttttccatggggatggtcttgatctctgtctcctatacaatgtcaccaacctcattccatagttcatcaggcactctatctatcagatctaggcccttaaatctatttctcacttccactgtataatcataagggatttgatttaggtcatacctgaatggtctagcggttttccctactttcttcaatttcagtctgaatttggtaataagaagttcatgatctgagccacagtcagctcctggtcttgtttttgttaactgtatagagcttctccatctttggctgcaaagaatagaatcaatctgatttcggtgttgaccatctggtgatgtccatgtgtagagtcttctcttgtgttgttggaggagggtgtttgctatgaccagtgcattttcttggcaaaactcggttagtctttgccctgcttcattctgcattctaaggccaaatttgcctgttactccaggtgtttcttgacttcctacttttgcattccagtcccctataatgaaaaggacatcttttttgggtgttagttctaaaaggtcttgtaggtcttcacagaaccattcaacttcagtttcttcagcgttactggttggggcatagacttggataactgtgatattgaatggtttgccttagggACAATGGAGTGGTAGTTTAGCTCATAACTCACATAATCGTCATCCAAGGGCTTCTCCTGAGAACAGTCACCATGCATGCGGCGGAGGTGCTTGCCGCACAACATGTCAACAAGACTACAATGGAGAGGATTTTTCAAATGTGTACTCCAAAGAGAAGATTTCATAAAATTCATCATCTTGCTGTTTCACTAGGGATCTTCTTTCGTGAAActgtccttttttaaaacttcaagtaTATtatacagaaaaaccagacaatcACTAGGCACTGAGTGCCACTGCTTTGATCCACACCACAGCACTGGAGTCTTGATATCACTATAATAAGATCTTGATATCACTATAATAATTATTGTACCTCATGAATCCCTGTAGAGTGTCCTGGGGATCTGCAGGGGCCCACAGACCACACTTTGCGAACTGATGGTTTCAGGAATTTCCCTGTGTCTGCTCTGGTCCCAGTGGCTCTGTAGCTTTAAATTCGCaagtaatttccttggttcctaAGATAAAATCTAACATCATTCAAAAGTCTATCACTGGGCCCTTTTCCATGTCTCCAGGGCCATGCCATGCTACCCCCTGCAGGCATCAGTACACTCTACCGACTTGGGTCTTGTTCATGCCTTTAAAAGCACCAGAGCCATTCCTGCTGCAGGGACACGCTATGCGCTGTGCTTTGTTGTGtattattgttttcttattttgctcTTCATGAGTTATTTGACAAATTCATGCTCATTCTTCAAGTCTCATACTTCGGattacttccctggggagacggctgctgctgctgctgctgctaagtcgcttaaacGTGGTCTAAATGAGCTTTCCAGGATACTCACTGCCATCAGCATCTGATACTTCTTCTGTGTAGCCCAGGGCCCAGATGTAAATACCTAATTATCCTATGCCCACTTCTTTCATGGCAGTGTCCTTGCTCCAGTGTGAGCTCTGTGCGCTCGGGGTCTCTGCCTCTCACACTCGAGACTCTCTGCACAAGGCCCGCAGATAAAGGAGCGAGCGGCACAGCACCTTCTCTCTGTCGCTTCACAGCATTCGGGCTCTGTGGAGAGACCCAAAAGGGAGAGGAGGAAACGTGTCTTCAGATAATGTCATGAGTAAATAAAAGGTacatttaattaaagaaaattatatattcttATGGAGTAaattggagaaaggaatagcaacccactccagtattcctgcctagagaatcctgtggacagaggagcctgctgggctgctgtccatagggtcacatagagtcggacacgactgaagcgactcagcatgcatagcacgcatgcatgtaataaacagaaaatagaaatgcaagtaccatgaaaataaataacttaatataaataaatgaattcatacaAAAACATGTTATTCCATAAGATTCAGCCACAGGGCATCAGATATATTACCTCTAATTCTAAAAGCAGCTGGTATTGATATTCTCAACATTAATGCCAATATCGATTGTCACTCAAACTCTCTCATAGCTGAGGCAGAAATTGGAGTTTTGGAAAAGACTGAACAATGAAGAGCCTGAGCTAGGACACGAGTCACTGAGGATCAGGTTCCTTCTAACTTCCTGAGTTTTCTTAGGAACTTGTTGACACAGAAAGCGCCTCGTGATTTCCACTCTGCCAGTTTCCCAGGCGCGGTCGCTGTATTCCTTCTCTTGCAGGTAGACATGGATGCCCTGGAAGTACCTCTTCACGGCCAGGGTGGGGCCCGTCCTTCCCAGGGCAGAGtcttcctctcccatcacctGCCCCAGGCAGGCGTCCAGGTCGTCCAGCTGCTGATGGAGTCCAGTGCGGAGCTGCTCCAGGAGGGTGGTGTCCCAGGCAGCAGAGGCGCGCTCTGTGTGGAAGAGGTTGAAGCTCTGCTGGAGCATCTCGTGGAGCACAGAGatggcctgggcctcctggagcTGGCCGCCACTCACCTGCTCCTGAGGGAATCTGATGTCTTTCCTGTATCCCAGacaggaaagagagagactgtGTTTATTTGATCCAAATGTGAAGGTCTCCTGCTTTTCCAGGTCAAGGCTCTGAGGCAGTTCATGGACTCAGAGGAAGAGATGAGGTTAGAGACGAGCATCATGAGTGTCATCACTGAGGAGATGAAGAGCCACTGGTCAATTCCACAAGGAAGCATTCCGGTTGAGATGAGCGACTGTGAGCTTTGTTTCATCTTCATTTCATCTAAGGATCTTCTGTTGTGTGCCTCTTAAATATGAAGTCCAAAATTTTCACATTCTGAGTCTATCCAGATTCATGAACTACCTCATTTTGGGCTTGCCTTTCACTTCAAGAGCCTGGAAATCTGTCATGAGTGTCTGCTCTTCTGTATCCTTACATTGAagtaaaatgtattcatttaaaaagtagatGTTCTAAGTCAATGGAATGCTTATCATCTCAGTAACTTTGAACTAGTGATATATTAAGAGTTATTGGATCTTTCTTCCTGATTCTAAGATCAACTTTTAGGGAAGCTTTGTTAGActtctttttcaaatctttttttgcTGCCTCTGCATATTCCTCTTGGAACACTTGATCAGATGTGAAAAATATCTGAGCTTTACATGCACCGATCTCACCTTATTCTCTGCAGCACAGATTTTAATTTGCcaattttggttttatttgctCTCCATAACTGAGAAAATTACTAAACATTTATTAGGTGCCAATCACTATGCTGAGCTCGTTACAGAGTCCAAGTGGCTCTGCTTGCAGCAGGGTAAATCAGTGAATCCAAGACGAGGTGTTGGGATCAGGAAAGGACTTCATTCGGGAAGTGGCTGACTGAGAAGATGAAAGGTCagtgcctcaaaataaccatcttgtggGGGTCCTGGATGTCAGATTCTTTTTTGAATGAAagatgggggaggtgaggaaacaaaggaaaaggactttttatttcctgaaaatatctCCCAGAATAGCCAGCAAGCCTCAGGTAGGAGGAAGTGTTAGTTGCACTTCCTTATAGTCATTTCATGGGTGGTGTGAAATGGAATATCTCATGTCATGTCAACAAAGATGTCATATCTATCTGTGATTCTGGCCTtcccaaatgtgaatttctgggACAAAAATAATTGAAGTCACAGAAGCAAATCCAGTGtaaattcaaaattaaccctTCCTGGTTAGAAACTAAGCTTAGACCAAGATGATGAATCATCCAAAGTCACTCTCATGAAAGTAAAGTGTAACCACCACTCCTGTTAAAGTGTTCAAGTGGTTAGAATGTGCCTTCTTAGCCCAGGCCATTGTCCTTGCCACGTCCAGGCAACCCATGTTTTTCTTAGGTACTTTTATGCAGTTTTCATATTGCTGCCTCTTCTTTGTCATTTGTATTTCAGTTTGTAAAAGCTGTGCTAATGCTCCTACAATCTTTTCTATTTCCACTTTGAGGTTTATTGCAAAAACAGGAACAGAAAACGTAAATGAATGGAACAGTTAACGTATTTCCTCGGTGATTTTTCAAGAGATCAAAACTTTCCACTCATTCAACATTTCTAGAAAGTAAAAGTAAGCAGTGAATGAAGAAGTAATGCACAAAGGTAAAGAGAAAGTAAATGAGGTAATTGAAAAAACTAGTGACATCTCTGTCCAAATGACAAAATCTCACTTAACTACACAAACAGGGATGCAGAGCTCTACAGATGACAGATTTGAGAGCAGCTTATGTGACACTGTTCAGCTGCAGACAGAGCCAAGGAGGGTGGCAGGCTCTTAGGCACAGTGTTACCTAAAAGGATAGTGGACCGCTCTGCTAACTCCcagtatctatttatttatctttatttgtatctttatttGTCTGTTTACATTTCTCCCTCTTCGTGGAGGTTATTGGATTCTGAGGATATAGACCTATTAACTCACCCTGAAGAGAGACTGGGGTACAGACTGGACGGTCACCCTATTCATGTGTGAGAGGTCAGCTGTTCCCTGGAAGCTACTAGATGTAGTGTTTGGACAGCACATCATGTTCAGCAGAGATGAGATTAGATGTAATAATGTTGACCAGTGAGCTGAGCATTAAGGGAAGGAAGCAGGTCATCTCAGGGAAATTCTATCCAGTTTCCATAGATGGATGTGTGAATTTTCTGCCTCGTGGGAACAGTTAACAGATACTGAACGCTTATATGTCCAAGCATTGTCAGAAGTACGTTACGTCCTACAACCTTCAGAAAAATCCAGTGAAACGTCTGTGATGACCAGTTCCATTTAAGAGGAGAAACCGTGGTGCCACAGGTCACACAGGCAGTGCAGGCTGGAGCTGTGACATCAACCCAGGGATCTTGCCCCATGTCCACTGTCTCATGCACTGGACCGAGCTGTCTGCTCTGAGAATGTGCTTCCTATTTAAGAGGAACACTTAGTAAGGTCTTCCTCTCCAATTCCTATTCTTCATTATCACAAAAGAGCCATTTGCCATTCCAGGGATGTAACAATCATTAGACAACGGCTGAGAACGCAGTTCCCTTTGCACCTGATAACGTCCAATCCTGTTTTGTTGAGCtctacaaaggagcctggcagattatggcaaccaaacaacaactcTGAGAGTCTCTGCTTCCACCTGAGATAATATTTTGAGAGATTATccagaaagttaaaaaatccatttaaatttacttttactaTCTTTGTTTTCAGAAGATTCTCATTTTCTGAAACAGTCTTcaaatactaggtctactacaaACTTTGGTGAGTATAGTTCTCTTAGAACTACTTCTGGGacagagctgaagctccaatattttggccgcctAATGGgaagagcccactcactggaaaagaccctgatgctgggaaagattgaggacaggacgAGAAGGGatcaacataggatgagatgattCGATCAGATTggatcgactcaatgaacatgaattttagcaaactctgagagatagacgacaaggaagcctggggtgctgtagtccatgggatcaaagagagtcggacatgccttagTGATGAACGACAATGGGACAGAGACCCCTCTGTGCACTTCTTCTGGGACAGACACCTTCCTGGATTCTCCACTTGTGCCATTACTGCCTTTAGGGGGCTTACAATCTCTCAGGGCAGTCAAATGTTACATAATTAGAGGGATTACTTAATTATAACTGTATGTTATGTAGCTAAAGGGGAATGCTTAAGGTTAATGAGGAATAATGTGGAGGCTGAAGAGTACAGTGGTCAAGTACCACTTATGCAGTTAATCCTGTTAGCACATAAAGTCATGTCTCTGagttttcagtttccttatttgcaaactggagaaggcaatggcaacccactccagtaatcttgcttggaaaatcccagggacaggggagcctggtgggctgccgtctatggggtcacacagagatggacacgactgaagtgactcagcagcagtagcagcagtatatGCAAACATGTCAATAGTTATAGTAATTATCTCATAGGGAAGCTCTGAAGATTAATTCATGTTTATTAAAAACTTTGCTGAGAGGCTGCATGTAAAAATTTCTGTCATtaagattattaaaaattatctgtACCTTACAGAATTGGTAAAGACATGCCATTACAAGGATTGAATGCAATTGCAACCTCAGTATCCCTGAGTGTATGGTAGATTGTCACTTCCCCATGAAATATCTAAGGAGATGAGATTATCTGCACTATCACACAAGGACTGAAGCAAAGTATCCTGTGAAATACTGTAGTgctagaggagaaaaagaaataaacacaggCAAACATGAGTTTTTTAGGACAACCAGCACCTTAAAAAGTACCTTGTGGATTATAGTTGAAAAATAActcatttttaataaatgatatcAAGTGATATTGTTCCCTATAATGTCTCCAGGGAGCTTAAGGCCTACTTAGGTGATATCATAAAGGTACATAcacaaatgaaattttttaaagaagggggaaagggaaaatgaggaaaaaatgagaaaaatcaaaagcttctcTTATAAGCTATTTTCATACTGAACATTTCTTGGTGACCTGGAAAAGCCACCTTTTCTATGAATATTTCTCCCTTCGCTGACTTTGATTAGCTCTTCTCCCAAGACGGCTATGTAGCTATCAACCACAGCGGCATGCATGATTTgatgttccccacccaggcaCTCATGGCAAAAATTAGCACGTCCATTGATTTCATTacaaagagtagaaaaagaaaggaaagggcaaATGTGGAAAAAGCCAGGAAATGAAAGTTTCTCTACTCACTCTTTAAGAGCCACCCATCACCCAAAGCCCTCAGGACTCGCCTAGACCTCTCCTGCAGGCAGTCCTGCAAGCCCCCAGCATCCCAATGGCCCTCCCCGTCTCAGTGCTGCTGGCCCTGGTGATGCTCTGCTCCAGCCCCACGTGCTCCCTGGGCTGTGAGCTGCCTGCCAGCCACGGCAATCTGGAAAGCTTCACACGTTGGAGTCAGATGGAGAGAGTGCCCATTGTGTCCTGTCTGAGGGACAGGACTGACTTCAGATTCCTCAGACCCTGGTGCACAGGACCAGGCTTGAGAAGACAGAAGCCACAGCTGTTGTGCACGACTTGCTCCAGCAGACCTTCCAGCTCTTCAGCCCACGGGCTCTTCTGCAGGTCGAAACGAGAGCCTCCTGGACAGATTCCTCGTGGGACTTGATCAGCAGCTGGAGGACCTGGACGTGTGTCTGAGGGAGGGAAGGACACTGGAACAGTCACCTCTAGGCAGTGAGAACTCCAGATTGGCTGTGAAGGGTTACTTCCAGCGAATCAGTGTGTGTCTCAAAGAGAAAGAATACAGCCACTGTGCCTGGGAGTTTGTCAGCGTGGAAATCAGAAGGTGCTTGGTCTTTGCCAACAAGCTCATCAAAAAACTCAGGAAATAAAGAAGGCGTTGAATCTGAAAACAGTTCATCTGGTCAACTAAATGGCTATTTTCTAAGACTCAAAGTGCAACCTTTAACTCTATTTTTGTGTCAGATGATATATAAGAAATAGCTAATATATGGGATTATTTAAACGTATGTTAAAGGTTTTGTTACCATAACTTTTCAAAACAGATTTAAGAATCCATTTTCCATATCTTAAAAGTTgtaacatttgtttatttatttaaattatcggAAATATTTAGGCTGTTCATAGCATTTAAATCTTTATCATTCATAAGATACTTGCTTTGTACTATATTTTGTACAAGACTACTCTTGTGTTTTAGTAGAGAAAATGaaagtaatttgaaaaaaaaaaaattggcttgcACACACCTTTGAATAAAAGCTAACTCAAAGCCTGATCCTACAAGATAAGCCTGTACTGAATTCTTCTTAATGAAGAGGGAACGGGGTTACCCACCCTGGGTCATAGAAGGAACAATGGACAATTTAAAGGGGGATTGAGTGTGATTCTTGAGACATAGactagaggtgggagggagatgggtGGAGAAAAGCCCAGGTCATGGACTCAGGTGCCTGCCTGGGGCCTGTAATAACCGGAGCGCCTTCAAGGGTTAGCGGAGAATCACATACATCATGCGAGGAAgacaatggcgacc is part of the Capra hircus breed San Clemente chromosome 8, ASM170441v1, whole genome shotgun sequence genome and encodes:
- the LOC108636595 gene encoding interferon tau-like, which translates into the protein MLPCGIDQWLFISSVMTLMMKDIRFPQEQVSGGQLQEAQAISVLHEMLQQSFNLFHTERASAAWDTTLLEQLRTGLHQQLDDLDACLGQVMGEEDSALGRTGPTLAVKRYFQGIHVYLQEKEYSDRAWETGRVEITRRFLCQQVPKKTQEVRRNLILSDSCPSSGSSLFSLFQNSNFCLSYERV